The bacterium genomic interval GTTCGGTCGCGGGGAAGTAGTGGTGGTGGAGGAGAACTTCGCCGTCCGCCTCACGGAAATCGTATCGCCCCATGATTTGGCGAGGGTGCGTCGTAACTGATGGGCTGGATAGACGTACTGAAGACCATCGCCGCACTGGCCGGTATTCTGGGACTGATTCTCGGATTGGCCTACGTGCTCCGTCGTCTAAATCTGGGCGGACGCTTCAGTGATTCCAGCTCTGAGGGCTGGCGGATTCTGGGCACGAAGATGCTCGGACCCAAGCGACAAATCTATGTTCTCGAAGTCGGATCGAGCCTGCTTCTGGTCGGAACGACGGAGAAGACCATGACTCCGCTGATGGAAATCCGCGATCCGGCCGACCGGCAAGCGGTGATCGAGGCGGTGACCCGGAAGCCCCACGGCGCGCCGAGCTTTCGCGACCTTCTCAAGCGGGCTGAATCGTGAAGCGCACATTTCCACGCAGCGTCGCGGTTGTTTTCGGCCTTCTCGTTTGGGCGCATTGTGTCGCGGCTCAACAATTGCCCAGCGTGACCTTCAAGCTCTCGCAGTCGTCGGACCCAAGCGAAGTCGTGCCGACGCTGCAGATCATCGGCTTGATGACGCTGATGGCGATGGCGCCGGCGTTGATCCTGATGATGACGTGCTTCACGCGAATTGTCATCGTGATGCACTTCGTTCGTCAGGCGATGGGCGCCAATCAGGTTCCTCCCGCGCAGCTTATCGTCGGACTCTCGCTCATCCTCTCCTTCTACGTGATGTCGCCGACGCTGAATATGGTCAACGAAACGGCCCTCAAGCCGTACATGGCCAAGACCATAGACCAGAAGGTGGCGCTCGACAACGCGGCCCAACCGTTCAAGGATTTCATGCTGCGGCAGGTCCGCGAGAAGGATCTGGCCCTGTTTGTGAATCTGTCCGGCCAACCGCGGCCGGCCGATCCGTCGGAAATCGGACTGAGCGTGCTGGTGCCGGCGTTCGTCATCAGTGAGCTGCGAATCGCCTTCCAGATCGGATTTGCGCTGTATCTTCCCTTTCTCATCATTGATATGGTGGTTTCATCGGTGCTGCTGGCGATGGGAATGATGATGCTGCCGCCGGTGATGGTGAGTTTGCCGTTCAAAATTCTCCTGTTTGTGATGGTGGACGGCTGGTATTTGGTCGTGGAATCGCTCGTCAAGAGTTTTCATTAGGGACGCTCGATGACTCAGGAAATGGCACTCTTTCTGACCACCCAAGCGCTGACCGTCGCTCTCAAGGTGAGCGCCCCCATGTTGGTGGCCGGTCTCATCATCGGCATCGCGATTTCGATTTTTCAAGCGGTCACTCAGATCAACGAGATGACGCTGGCCTTCATACCCAAAATCGTGGTCACCGCGCTCGTTCTGCTGCTGACCATACCCTGGATGGCGGCCGAGGTCACGGATTTCTTCCGCTACATCTTTTCGATAATTCCCGAGGTCGCGCGATGAACCAGCGGGAAAGAGTGGCGCTCGCGCTCCGCGAGGTGAAAACTCTGCCCACTCTGCCCGACGTCGCCGTGCGGCTCTTGGAGACCAGCGATGATCCCAAC includes:
- a CDS encoding flagellar biosynthetic protein FliO — its product is MGWIDVLKTIAALAGILGLILGLAYVLRRLNLGGRFSDSSSEGWRILGTKMLGPKRQIYVLEVGSSLLLVGTTEKTMTPLMEIRDPADRQAVIEAVTRKPHGAPSFRDLLKRAES
- the fliP gene encoding flagellar type III secretion system pore protein FliP (The bacterial flagellar biogenesis protein FliP forms a type III secretion system (T3SS)-type pore required for flagellar assembly.), with product MVKRTFPRSVAVVFGLLVWAHCVAAQQLPSVTFKLSQSSDPSEVVPTLQIIGLMTLMAMAPALILMMTCFTRIVIVMHFVRQAMGANQVPPAQLIVGLSLILSFYVMSPTLNMVNETALKPYMAKTIDQKVALDNAAQPFKDFMLRQVREKDLALFVNLSGQPRPADPSEIGLSVLVPAFVISELRIAFQIGFALYLPFLIIDMVVSSVLLAMGMMMLPPVMVSLPFKILLFVMVDGWYLVVESLVKSFH
- the fliQ gene encoding flagellar biosynthesis protein FliQ; the protein is MTQEMALFLTTQALTVALKVSAPMLVAGLIIGIAISIFQAVTQINEMTLAFIPKIVVTALVLLLTIPWMAAEVTDFFRYIFSIIPEVAR